Proteins encoded by one window of Vampirovibrionales bacterium:
- a CDS encoding aspartate carbamoyltransferase catalytic subunit produces MHRHVIDSTALTYDDVQEALKTARTFAGILSRPVKKVPTLRGKVVVNMFYENSTRTRTSFELAAKYLSADISNFSVSTSSVKKGESILDTAETLLAMGVDCLVIRHNRAGICQQLARHFGARLALINAGDGAHDHPTQGLLDLYSILQRVPDLCGRKIVIVGDVAHSRVARSNIHLLNLYGAEVHVAGPSTLLPPDIERLGCKAHTQLAPALEGADIVMCLRLQLERQTSGLIPSMGEYAAFYGVTADRVRRYCKPDVLLMHPGPMNRGVEIASDLADDRAVSLITNQVTSGVAIRMALLYLTLATPADRAAFGDNLA; encoded by the coding sequence ATGCATCGTCACGTCATCGATTCGACGGCCCTGACGTATGACGACGTTCAGGAGGCGCTCAAAACCGCCCGCACCTTCGCCGGCATCCTGTCGCGCCCGGTCAAGAAAGTCCCGACGCTGCGCGGAAAAGTCGTCGTCAATATGTTCTACGAGAACTCCACGCGCACGCGCACCAGCTTTGAGCTGGCCGCCAAGTACCTCAGCGCCGATATCAGCAACTTCTCGGTGTCCACGTCTTCGGTCAAGAAGGGCGAGTCCATCCTCGACACGGCGGAAACCCTTCTGGCGATGGGCGTTGATTGCCTCGTGATTCGCCATAACCGCGCCGGAATCTGCCAGCAGCTCGCCCGCCACTTCGGCGCACGCCTGGCCCTGATTAACGCGGGCGACGGCGCCCATGATCATCCAACCCAGGGCCTTCTGGACCTTTATAGCATTCTTCAGCGCGTGCCCGACTTGTGCGGGCGCAAGATCGTCATTGTTGGCGACGTGGCCCATAGCCGGGTGGCGCGCAGCAACATCCACCTGCTGAATCTCTATGGCGCAGAGGTTCATGTGGCAGGCCCTTCCACCTTGCTGCCGCCGGATATCGAGCGCCTGGGCTGCAAGGCCCATACCCAATTGGCCCCCGCGCTCGAAGGGGCCGACATTGTGATGTGCCTGCGCCTGCAACTTGAGCGCCAGACCTCGGGCCTGATCCCCTCCATGGGTGAATACGCCGCTTTTTACGGCGTGACGGCGGATCGCGTCCGGCGCTATTGCAAGCCAGATGTGCTGCTCATGCATCCCGGCCCCATGAATCGCGGCGTGGAAATCGCCAGCGATCTGGCCGACGACCGCGCCGTGTCCCTCATTACCAATCAGGTCACCAGCGGCGTGGCCATCCGCATGGCCCTGTTGTATCTGACGCTCGCCACGCCCGCCGATCGCGCCGCCTTCGGCGATAATCTCGCCTAG
- a CDS encoding dihydroorotase has product MTALLCEAPPPVSTLLRGGRVLNPASGLDAVCDVLLRDGEIAAIGPDLSCEGVETVIELAPRHWVTPGLVDIHVHFRDPGRPDKETTASGAAAAIAGGFTTVCIMPNTTPTLDDLPTLAYVNQAARAVPITIHPVPAATKGLAGEAITEMRSLYEQGAVGFTDDGRCIMNANVMRLALSYSQMLNVPIMCHAEDYSLVGGGCMNEGYFSTLLGVKGHPNTAESVIVARDIELARQTGGHLHICHLSTREAVALVRQAKREGLRVTAEATPHHLTLTDAALQGYDPDFKMCPPLRAEEDRQALIAGLLDGTIDAIATDHAPHTPDEKALSLDEAPNGVVGLETAVGVLLTHLVKTGIAPPLRLIELMTLAPARLLNLSAGDLRVGARADVAVIDSDARWRVDPAAFKSRSRNSCFKGMALEGRPMMTFAAGRCLMDARPVMSAAAC; this is encoded by the coding sequence ATGACCGCCCTGCTTTGCGAAGCCCCCCCACCCGTCTCGACGCTGCTGCGCGGCGGCCGCGTCCTGAATCCAGCCAGCGGACTTGACGCCGTGTGCGACGTCCTGCTGCGCGACGGCGAAATCGCCGCGATAGGCCCGGATCTCTCTTGTGAGGGCGTGGAAACCGTCATCGAGCTAGCGCCTCGGCACTGGGTGACGCCGGGGCTGGTGGATATTCACGTTCACTTCCGCGATCCCGGTCGCCCCGATAAGGAAACCACGGCCAGTGGCGCAGCGGCGGCCATTGCAGGCGGCTTTACGACCGTGTGCATTATGCCCAACACCACCCCCACGCTGGACGATCTGCCCACGCTTGCCTATGTGAATCAAGCGGCGCGGGCCGTTCCGATTACCATTCATCCGGTTCCGGCGGCGACCAAGGGCCTTGCCGGAGAAGCCATCACCGAGATGCGCAGCCTGTATGAACAGGGCGCGGTCGGCTTTACCGATGACGGCCGCTGTATCATGAATGCCAATGTTATGCGTCTGGCGCTGTCGTATTCGCAGATGCTCAACGTGCCCATCATGTGCCACGCCGAAGATTATTCGCTGGTGGGCGGCGGTTGTATGAATGAGGGCTACTTCTCCACCCTGCTGGGCGTCAAAGGCCATCCCAACACCGCAGAAAGCGTCATTGTCGCGCGCGATATCGAGCTGGCCCGCCAGACGGGCGGCCACCTGCATATTTGCCATCTCTCGACCCGCGAAGCCGTTGCGCTGGTGCGCCAGGCCAAGCGCGAGGGCCTGCGCGTCACGGCGGAAGCCACGCCTCATCATCTCACCCTCACCGACGCGGCTTTGCAGGGCTACGACCCCGATTTCAAGATGTGCCCGCCTTTACGCGCTGAAGAAGACCGCCAGGCGCTGATTGCTGGTCTTCTGGACGGCACGATTGACGCCATCGCAACCGATCACGCCCCCCACACCCCCGATGAAAAGGCCCTGTCGCTGGATGAAGCCCCCAATGGCGTCGTCGGTCTGGAAACCGCCGTCGGCGTTCTTCTGACGCATCTGGTCAAAACCGGCATTGCGCCGCCCCTGCGCCTGATTGAATTGATGACGCTGGCCCCTGCCCGCCTGCTCAATCTCTCGGCGGGCGATCTGCGCGTCGGGGCAAGGGCCGACGTGGCCGTGATTGACTCAGACGCTCGCTGGCGCGTGGATCCCGC